The genomic window ACAATATTTTACTTGATGACAGTGATATAAAATCGGTCTTTGATATTTATGAAACACAAGAGAGGGACAATCATACGGAATACAAATACCTCGGAAAAGAAGTAGTTTTATTGCCGTATGACAACGACAACAAGTTTGTTGTGATAGGAGTAACCGAATAATGAAAAAGACATTTGATTTTGATTTCGGTAACGGCGAATTTGTTATGAAAGACGGCAATCCCGTTATTTTATCGGGCATTAATGCTCTTAAGTTATGGATACAAAAATGTATGCGGACACAGCTTTACATATACTCCATATACAAAGACAAACAATACGGTGCAAATATTGAAGATTTGGTGATAGGAAAATCATATAACTTTGATTTTGCAGAATCGGAACTTCGCAGAGAAATAGAAACAGCACTTTTGCGGAATGAGGATATTTATAGTATGAGCGGTTTTTCAGCAGAGAAAGTCGGAGCGATACTTAAAATATCTTTCACATTAAACACAGCTTACGGAGAAAGTGCGGAGGTGTACACCATATGACACTTGATGAAATAATTGAATATATGCTGTCGAGCGTGCCGGAAGAATATGATATTTCGGTCGGCTCGTTTTTTTATGACCTTCTTTATCCCGTGGCAGAACAAATATATCTTTTGCAGAAAAGGATAAGCAGATTGTCAGAAAACACATTTGCCGTGACGGCAGAGGGAGAATACCTTGACCGCAAGACAGCCGAGCAGAATATAGTTCGTAAAACATCCACTTATTCAAAAGGTACACTGCTAATCAGCGGAAACCGAGGTGAAGTGATTTTGAAAGGTGCAAAGGTTGCGGCGGATAATGTCCTGTTTGAAGTGAATGAAACAGTGAGCATTGCTGAAAACGGTTCTGTTGAAGTCGGTGCGACTTGCACTGTTTCGGGAAGTGCTGGCAATGTGAAAAAAGGAGATATAAATCGATTCCCTATAACGCTTCCCGGAATTACAGCCGTTCAGAATATAACGGATTTTACAGGCGGTTATGATGCGGAGAGTGATGCAGATTTATTGGAACGATACCTTGAAAAAGTGTCACGTCCGAATGTCAGCGGAAATAAATATCATTATATTGAATGGGCAAAAGAAGTAAGCGGAGTGGGAGATGTAAAAGTAATACCGCTTTGGAACGGAGCGGGGACAGTAAAAGTAGTAATTGTAGATGCTGATAACCGTCCCGCAGGCAGTGAACTTATTTCAAAAGTGAAAGAGCACATTGAGGAAAACAAACCAATCGGTGCAGAAGTTACAGTGGTCAGTGCGTCACCCGTTATGATAAATATATCAGTTAGGCTGACATCTGATAATACATCAAACATACAGACAACAGTTGAAAATGTATTAAAGGACTATTTGTCGGGAGAGGCCATAAAAAAGGAATATATATCGTATGCCAAAATCGGCAGTCTTATATTATCAATATCGGGTGTTGAGGATTATACGGATTTAAAGGTCAACAGCGGAACAGAAAATATCAAGATAGCAGACGGAGCGGTACCGGTGCTTGAAAGCGTGGTGTTGAAATGATTGACAGACTCCCGGATTATTATAGCAAATCAAAAACGGTAAAGGACTTTTACAATGTCGTTCAAACAATACTTGATAAAGTTTCGGAAGATATTTCTGATGAAGATAAGCGTCTGTTTATTACTACCACAGATAGTTTTCTGCTGCATGAAAAAGACGTAGGACTGTCTGAAATTACGGCAGATAATGAAACTAAGAGAGCAAGAGTAATTGCAAGACTGCAAGGAAATAATCTTCTGACAAAATCGGAACTTGAACAGCTTATTTTAATGTATGACAGGACAGGCTGTATAATAACCGAGGATTATAAAAATTATACAGTAGCTGTTAAATTCAGCGGACGTAAAGGAGTGCCGTATAATTTTGAACAAATAAAATCAGCGGTGGATGAAGTTAAGCCCGCACATCTTCAAGTGAATTATGAGTTTCAAAGCAATACTTGGAGCGAAGTACAGAAAAAACTTGGGACATGGGGCAATGCAAAAATATTTACATGGGGAGGTGTTAAAGATTATGACGGCAGAACGTGGCTGTATGTAGAAAACAATGAGGTATATTTAAGAGAAAACGGAGCAAACGCATATGTGGTATTTAAAGATAATAAGCCATATGCACATTTTTTATAAGGAGGCATGAAAATGAAATACACATCAAATCATAATTTTAAATTGCCGGCACCGTCCGACAGTATTGATGTGGAGGTGCTCAATGAGAATTTTATAAATATTGATGCACTTATTAAAACTTTGGAGTCTGCTAAGGCAGATAAAAATTCACCGAGTTTTAAGGGTACACCAACAGCACCGACTGCGTCAAGCAGTACAAATTCTACGCAGATTGCTACTACGGCTTTTGTGCAGGGATTGATAAAAGGCATACAGACGGCATTGTCAGGCAAAGCGAATAAAAATTCACCAAGTTTTACTGGTACACCGAAATCTCCGACTCCGCCGTCATCTGATATTTCAACGAGAATAGCAACAACCGCATTTGTACAGAACTTGGTGCAGGCAGTGGATAAAAAGATTTCAGAATTGGTATCTTCAACATTGGACAGCACTTATGCTATGCTGTTGTTTGATAAAGATAATATCAGCACTTGCAGTAATATTGACAGTTTCGGAATTACATACAGTAAATATCAAAACGGTACATATAAGACTGATATAGTGCAGGTCGGAAATAACGCTCAACTGCCGAATAAATCGAATGCACCTGTATTTTTAGTGTCGTGGGCGGCTGAATCCGGTGACGAAAGTGAAATATATAATGTTCAGGCTGTAATCTATCCGGATGGAACGGTATACGGACGCCATAGATATTTGTGGAGTATCAGCAGCGGCATTGTGAGTAAGCTTTCTTGGAATGATTGGAGTAAGGATAACAATTATATTTATTATAATCCTAAAGATCATTTTGTAAAGGAATAGCGTGGGGTGATAAGGTATGCCGGAAGATATACGATTGGCAAAAGGCGAAGATTTAGATGCACTTGAGGATATAGTGAATAACCATATCGGCAGTGATGAAACTCACGTTACTGCCGGTGACAAGCAAAATTGGAACGGTAAGGCTGATGTGGCTATGCTTGAAACAGAAGGGTATCTGAAGAAAAAAGTTGTAGGCGTACTGCCGTCAATGTCTGTTGGATTTGGTTTTTCAGACGGTGTTTCAAAATTCAATGCTATAAATCGATGTACTGTATCCGTTGCGGAAGAAAGTGACGGCAACAAGTATCAAAAAATTGTAACCGGTTCAAATGCGGCGAATATGTATGCTTTTGCTTATCTTGACTTTTCAAAATATACGGCAAATGCAAAAGAACTGATAATTGAGTTTGATACGAAAATAAATACCGACCGCTGGTATATAGGACTGTCTGATTTGACACAGCGTCCGGGAGAATCAAGCAGAGGTTCATATGACAGTACGGGAGTTGTTTTTTCGCAAGGCACAAAAGACGGAAAGTATTATTACATAAACAGTGACCTGACGTGGAAAGACAACTTTTTTAACTGTTGGGTTCATAGCCGAATAGAAGTTAATTACGAGTCAAAAACGGTATCATATTGTATTACAAACAATAATGAATCAGCCAAATTAAGCGGTGAGATTGATTTTTATGATAAGTCCGCAAGTAAGGTTACGGGACTTGAGATTTATTCGTATGTAAATAGCGTTGAAATGGGGATTGACAATATAAGCATAACATCAAAATCGGGAAATGAAAGTGATGACGAAAGAACCGTATATATAGTGGCGGAAGACGGAGATATAGCGGAATATATCTATATAGACGGAAAGCCGTTTTGTATAGGAAGGAGTGATATATTTAATACAATAAAAGACCTGCTCGAAAGAGTAGAAAAATTAGAAAATAACTGATAAGGGGGTACTGACTATGGAAAGTACGATTGTTGTGGCGATTTTGTCGCTTGTAGGAACACTTGGCGGTTCTATTATTGCAGGTATTGTTTCAAACAATAAGACACTGTACAGAATTGAACAGCTTGAACGCAAAGTAGAAAAACACAACAGTGTTGTTGAACGAGTGGCTATTGCGGAAAATACACTTAAATCTCAGCAGCACCAAATTGATGAACTGAAGGGGGATATGTAAAATGATTAACTGGAAAGTACGAATGAGAAATCCTATGTTTTGGGCACAGATATTGCTGTCTGTAATTATGCCGATACTGGCATATCTCGGACTTACAGCCGAGGATTTAAGCTCGTGGTCGGTATTGGGGGAAGTACTTATAAAGGCGGTTTCAAGCCCGTACATTTTGAGCCTTGTAATTGTCAGTGTATATAACGCAATTACAGACCCTACAACAACAGGATTTACAGACAGCAAACGTGCATTGACATACGATACACCTAACAGTGACAAGGAGTAAGAGATGACTGCAATAGATAAATTGATTCAGACCGCTGATAATGAAGTCGGCTATTTGGAAAAGTCAAGTAATTCACAGCTTGATGATAAAACAGCGAATGCCGGTATGAACAATTATACTAAGTATTGGCGGGATATAAAAAACGAATATCAAGGACAGCCGTGGTGTGCAGTATTTGTTACATGGTGTTTCACCAAGACTTTCGGAGTGGATAAGGCACATCAAATATTGAAGCATTATCCGTATGTATATTGCCCGACAATGTCGGGACTTTTTAAATTGTACGCAAATCCGAAAAGGGGCGATATTGTTATATTTAATCATAATGGGGTATTTACGCATACGGGAATTGTAACCGGCGTGGACGGAGATTATTTCACTACTGTTGAAGGGAATACGTCAGCCGGAAGTGCGGTTGTTGCAAACGGTGGCGGTGTCTGCAGAAAAGGATATTATATCAGCAATCTTGCGGGAACAAAATTCTGCAGACCGGATTATGAAACGGCAGAAAGCGAGGAAGAAATTATGAGTAAGGAATATACGGAGTTGAAAGCAGAAATAGCAAAATTACAGGCTGATGTAAATAAACTGAACAGTAAAATGATTTACAATTATGTTGATGACAATATGCCTGAATGGGCAAGACCTACTGTTCAGAAAATGATGGATAAGGGGTTCCTTAAAGGTGATGAAAACGGCTGTCTGGGCTTGACTGATGAACTTCTTAGAGTCTTTGTTATAAATGACAGAGCAGGAGTATATGAAAACAGATGGGACGGAAAAAGTGAATAGTTGAGTTTATGCCCGTTAGAGATTGATTTTCTAAACGGGCATTATTTTTATTATTTGAGAACCAGAATATATAAATAACAGAGGTGATTGCAATGAATGAAGAGAAAGATGTACCTATAACACTCGGAGAAAAATATATGCTTACCATAAGAGAAGCAAGTATATATTTCAATATCGGAGTCAAAAAAATCCGCAGACTGGCGGAAGATAATCTCGGAGTATTCTCTATTTACAGTGGCAACAGATATTTAATAATACGTCCTAAATTTGAGGAACATCTCTGCCGAATTTCTACGATATAAATTGATTTTATTTGCCGTAAGTAGTTGACTTTATGAGCTTTTAGAGCGATATATAGTGCAAGCTTAATAAAGCTTATAATCAAACTAAAAGTAAAAATTAAAGAACAGAAAGGAAGAAATTTTATGCAGAGAGCAACAGCAGAGAAAAAGGATTTATTAAATCTGTCAGAAACGATTGAATATTTCAACCTCAGTCAAAGAAAGTTTCATTCTCTTATCAGAGAAAAAACGGTTCATGATTTTATTGTTTTCTATGGCAGTCGAAGATTGATTATCAGAACGGCATTTGAGAGGTATATCTTAAAACATCCGGAACTTAGGAGGTGCAGATAATGGGGATCAGAGGAAGAATAAGACGCGATTCAAAACATAGAGTTTTGAGAGCGGGAGAGTCAATGAGAGCAGACGGAAAATATCAGTTTAAGTATCATATAGCAGGCAAACCGCATTTTGTGTACAGTTGG from Hominilimicola fabiformis includes these protein-coding regions:
- a CDS encoding DUF2577 family protein gives rise to the protein MSGVTDLARHIKARDNPSSYTPMFGRIISLPKLVIQLGNNILLDDSDIKSVFDIYETQERDNHTEYKYLGKEVVLLPYDNDNKFVVIGVTE
- a CDS encoding DUF2634 domain-containing protein, which encodes MKKTFDFDFGNGEFVMKDGNPVILSGINALKLWIQKCMRTQLYIYSIYKDKQYGANIEDLVIGKSYNFDFAESELRREIETALLRNEDIYSMSGFSAEKVGAILKISFTLNTAYGESAEVYTI
- a CDS encoding baseplate J/gp47 family protein, translating into MTLDEIIEYMLSSVPEEYDISVGSFFYDLLYPVAEQIYLLQKRISRLSENTFAVTAEGEYLDRKTAEQNIVRKTSTYSKGTLLISGNRGEVILKGAKVAADNVLFEVNETVSIAENGSVEVGATCTVSGSAGNVKKGDINRFPITLPGITAVQNITDFTGGYDAESDADLLERYLEKVSRPNVSGNKYHYIEWAKEVSGVGDVKVIPLWNGAGTVKVVIVDADNRPAGSELISKVKEHIEENKPIGAEVTVVSASPVMINISVRLTSDNTSNIQTTVENVLKDYLSGEAIKKEYISYAKIGSLILSISGVEDYTDLKVNSGTENIKIADGAVPVLESVVLK
- a CDS encoding putative phage tail protein — its product is MIDRLPDYYSKSKTVKDFYNVVQTILDKVSEDISDEDKRLFITTTDSFLLHEKDVGLSEITADNETKRARVIARLQGNNLLTKSELEQLILMYDRTGCIITEDYKNYTVAVKFSGRKGVPYNFEQIKSAVDEVKPAHLQVNYEFQSNTWSEVQKKLGTWGNAKIFTWGGVKDYDGRTWLYVENNEVYLRENGANAYVVFKDNKPYAHFL
- a CDS encoding phage holin; the protein is MINWKVRMRNPMFWAQILLSVIMPILAYLGLTAEDLSSWSVLGEVLIKAVSSPYILSLVIVSVYNAITDPTTTGFTDSKRALTYDTPNSDKE
- a CDS encoding CHAP domain-containing protein; protein product: MTAIDKLIQTADNEVGYLEKSSNSQLDDKTANAGMNNYTKYWRDIKNEYQGQPWCAVFVTWCFTKTFGVDKAHQILKHYPYVYCPTMSGLFKLYANPKRGDIVIFNHNGVFTHTGIVTGVDGDYFTTVEGNTSAGSAVVANGGGVCRKGYYISNLAGTKFCRPDYETAESEEEIMSKEYTELKAEIAKLQADVNKLNSKMIYNYVDDNMPEWARPTVQKMMDKGFLKGDENGCLGLTDELLRVFVINDRAGVYENRWDGKSE
- a CDS encoding excisionase, which produces MNEEKDVPITLGEKYMLTIREASIYFNIGVKKIRRLAEDNLGVFSIYSGNRYLIIRPKFEEHLCRISTI
- a CDS encoding excisionase produces the protein MQRATAEKKDLLNLSETIEYFNLSQRKFHSLIREKTVHDFIVFYGSRRLIIRTAFERYILKHPELRRCR